One Candidatus Nitronauta litoralis genomic window, AGGAGTTGTTTTTTGAGGGTTTTCATGAACCCCTCCGCGCCTTTGAGCAGGGCAACCCCGGTTTGGGGCTGGAAACTTCAAACAATGTGGATGTGGGGTACCGGTTTTTCTCGGACTGGGCGGTGGTCGAGCTTGATGTGTTCCACAACTCGGTGGACGATTATATTTTTGTGGGAAGGACCGGTACCGTCGATATGGATGGAAACCCGGTCGTGCTGTATCAACAGACCGAAGCTCGGTTTGTGGGTTATGAGGCCAACCTCATATTTCCGCTGATGGACAATCGAAACGGAATTGTCGATCTGACTCTGTTCAGTGATTACACGCGTGGGCGGTTGATCAACCGGGGGGATGTTCCCCAAATGCCTTCACTGCGCTGGGGATTCCAAGTGGATTATATACTGGGGCTATGGAGCTCCAACATTCGTCTGACACGGGGGGAGGCTCAGGACCATCCCGGTGCGAACGAAGCCAACACTCCGGACTATGTTCGTCTGGACCTTTCCACGCACTATCATGTGGACGATTTTCAGGGCGCGGAGGTGATGGTGTACGCCAAGGGCAACAACTTGCTGGATGAAAACATCCGAAATTCCACTTCGTTCCTGAGGAACTTTGCTCCCGAAGCCGGGCGCGGGGCGGAGGTTGGTGTCCGGGTCAATTTTTAAATCCAGCGGGTCCCGCCGGAGACACCCTCTCCGGCGGGACCATTGGGGTATTCCAACTAATTGTTTTTTTTATAAGTTCAGGTTAAACTTTTTTGTGTTCCCGCAATTTTGATCTAAACTTAAAAATAATCGACTTCCCCAAAAATATAATTAAGTTGACACCCAAGGAAAAAAGGCAATGAAAAAAGCGACTCAGTCAATTTTAGACCGATTTTCAAAAGGCTTTTCGATTGCTCGCACACTTCACTACACCATCTTCTCCTTGATGTTCACTGCCATTTTAACTTTTTCAAGAAACCCCAAAGTTATGAGTTATGGACGATTGCTGCTCAACTAACCAAGAGATTTGGGAAAAAATAGCTCAAAAGCATAAAAGCACGCTTTGGGTTGTTCTTTGCCTCAACCTCGGAATGTTTGTAATCGAAGCCGTTTATGGCTGGTTGGCGCATTCCAACGCCTTATTTGCCGACTCCTTGGACATGCTGGGGGATGGGATCATCTACGGGGTATCCCTGATGGTTTTGAACCAGGAAGCGATTTGGCGAAACCGAGCAGCCCTGGCAAAAGGATACTTCATGGCCGCACTGGCCTTCTCCATAATGTTGCTTTCATTTTATCGGTTTTATAATCCGGTAATGCCTACCGTGGAAATGATGGGTATCATTGGAATTTTAGCCTTTGCTGCAAATGTAACCTGCCTGTTTCTGCTGACCCGCCATAAAAATGACGACATCAATATGCGTTCTGCCTGGATTTGTGCACGCAATGATGTTTTGGCGAACTTAAGTGTATTGGTGGCAGCGGGAGGCGTAGCCTGGGCAAGCTCCCCTTGGCCGGATCTGGTGATCAGCATGCTCATCTGCTCTTATATTTTAAAATCCTCTTTAGTGATAATAAAAGAAGCGCAGGAAGAATTGAAACCCACCATTCTCCCTATTGGTTAGGCAAAGAATCCATTATTTATTGGGTGCGTTTTTGAGAGAAAAAGAGAAGGACCAGCTTCAAAATGCCAACAAATAACATTGTTAAAAACAAAAGTATCAGTGAAAAATTTTTGGTGCTACTGCTGATATTGAGTTTCGCCGCATTGGCGGGGTTGGAATCTGTTCTCCACAACCACGACTTCGACTTTGAAGAGGTCCATAGTGATTGTGCGTCTTGTCTTTGGAAACAAAGTAATTCTCAAATTGACACCGCAGTTCCAAATTCCCCGATTTCTTCATTCATTCAATCCTTCTCTCGTATATTTTTTAAACCCCCATATATTTCATTTGCTCCTGTTATCTTTGCCAATCGAAGCCCTCCCGAGTTTTTGTAAATTTCTTTTTCATATAACTAATTTCATCCATTTTTGAAAGCAAACCGCTACCCGTGCGTTCTTTCTTTGTCCATCATTGAACGGGATTGGGTTTGTTATTTCTGAAAATAATCTGAAACTATTTTGGGGGCATAGCTATGTCTAAGAATGGTTTATTCCGCCCATCAGGATCAAGGATCAATTATCCTCGGATCCTTTTCAGGCTAAATATTTTTCTTATTTGGCTTGTCACAGCTCTCATTTTCGTTCAACCGGGAGTGCTAATTTCCGCAGAAAAAAATAACCCCAATGTGAAAAAGGTTGAATCTGGTTTTTTTAGCAAGTTTAAAAACTTTTTTTTCAAAAAAGCCGAACCGGAGGAGATCGATGAAATCCCCTTTATGAGGGAAATGACCTGGAGTGACCTGTATCAATTGGACCCGGAAACTCACCAGGCTAGTTGGAATTTGCAAAAGCAGCTCAGTATAGATGTGATGATCAAGGGATTCATCATACCCCTGGATTATGATTCGAAACAAAGAATTATCGAGTTTTTGCTGGTCCCTTATATTCCCTCATGCATGCATGTTCCTCCACCACCGCCCAGTCAAATGGTCCATGTCAAACTCCAAGAAGGAAAAAAGATGAAAGATATTTTTAATCCTGTAGAAGTTGTAGGCCACTTGAAAGTTCTCCAAGCCAAACTTTTGGATGACCGATTGACAACTTCCTATGCCATGGATGTTCGATCACTGAAAGTTTTGACTGATTCCGGAATGGACCCATTCAATGACTTTTTTGGAAACACAATTCACTAGACAGTTAAAAAGGATGAGCCGTTATGAAGCAAATAATTTTACTTTTAATTTTAGCGGTTGTATTTTTTTCGCCCCCCGTTTATGCCGAGAGCTCTTTAGCCGCACATCTGCATGGACATGTCCAGCTCAACGTGGCAGCCGATGGAAAAACTCTTTTTGTTGAAGTTCATTCGCCTTCGGAAAGTTTTTTGGGATTCGAACATCGACCAGAAACTGACCAACAAAAATCCCTTTGGACTTCGATTAAAAAACAATGGGAAAACAAAACACAGGAACTGATTCAAATTGATCCATCCCTGTCCTGTGAGATTAAAAATGCTCATATGGTTATGCATTTTGAGGGAGAGGGAGGACATCACCATGATGACGACCATCATCATGAAGAAACGAGTAAGGCCCATGGTGAGGATTTACACCACGAAAATGAGCAACACAGTCATGAGGAGTACCCCAACCATGTTGAGCAAAAAACATTGATGGGAGTGCACAGCGAAATCCAAGCAGATGCGAAATTTTTGTGTCGTGAAGAGATAAAAGATTCGCAACTGGTCGTATGGTTAAAAAAACATTTTCAAAATATTGAGGAGATTGAAGTCCAGGTGCTTCCCAATTCAGGCACACCTTATTCAAAAACCCTGACACGGGATAAGGCGATCCTGGATTTATGATTTTACTCCTGGAAAGGATAACTGGAATTTGAAACCGGCCATCAACATACAAAACCTGAGTTTCCACTACGAAGAGGCCCATCCCATTCTGGAATTGGATGCATTCGAAGTGAAAATGGGGGAAAAGATTTTTGTATATGGTCCCAGCGGGTGTGGAAAAAGTACATTGCTTGGGCTGATAGCAGGGATATTTTTGCCGCAGCAGGGAACCCTGGAAGTTCTAGGCCTTGATTTTGGTTCTACCTCAAAAGGAAGGAGGGATGAAGTTAGAGGTAAGGAGATTGGCTATATTTTTCAAACTTTCAATTTAATTCCGTACCTGAATTGTCTGGAGAATATTTTGCTCCCATGCATTATCACTCCCCAGAGAAAAGCCAAAATCACGAGACCTCTGGAGCAAGAGGCTGCCTTGCTGGCCAATCATCTGAACCTTAATGATGTCTTACATAAAAAAGCTCGCCAGCTCAGTGTGGGTCAGCAACAAAGAGTTGCCGCTGCTCGTGCGTTGATCGGCAATCCTCAACTGGTGATTGCAGACGAACCCACATCTTCTCTGGACGGCAAGAATACCAGGGAGTTTTTGCAACTAATGCTGCGGGAATGGGAGGAAAAAAATTTCACTCTGGTATTTGTCAGTCATGATGAACGTCTGGCAGAGGAATTCGACCGCAGTGTTTCTCTATCAGAAATGAACAGGATCAAGGAATAAGGATGATGGTCGTTTATCTAACCTGGAAATCCATTCAAAACAGAAAAATGACTTCACTGCTTTGTGTGGTTTCAATCGCATTGAGTGTCGCTTTGCTATTAGGAGTCGAGCGGATGAAAAACGGAGCCCGCAACGGGTTTACCAATACCATCAGTCAAACCGACCTGATTGTGGGAAGTAAAGGGGGCCCGCTTCAACTGGTACTGTATACGATTTTTCGTATCGGTGCGCCCACGAACAACATCCGCTACTCCTCATATACCAAGATCAAGAATCTACCTGAAGTGGACTGGACGATTCCTATCTCCCTGGGCGACGCCTACCGTGGATACAGGGTAGTGGGGACCGATGAGAATTTATTCAAATACTATCGCTATCGTGGGGATAAAAAAATTGAGATTTTGGAAGGCCAAATTCCCAAGGGTATTTTTGATGTGGTTCTGGGCTTTGAAGTGGCGCAAAAATACCAACACAAAACTTCCGATTCGATCGTTTTGTCGCATGGCATTTCCAAAAGATCGATCATGGAGCATTCAAACACGCCCTTTAGAGTCGTGGGTGTCTTGAAACCCACGGGCACACCCATCGACCGCAGTGTTTTTATTACTCTCGAAGGAATGGAGGCCCTTCATTTTGGCTGGGAAGAGGGCGTCCCGCGCAAAGGAAACGACATTTCTCCGGAAAAGCTGAAAAAAGCAAACATACAAATTAGGCAGATCACCAGTTTTCTTTTAAAGACAAAAAATCGTATCCAGACGCTTAAGTTACAAAGGAAAATTGATTCATTCCCAAAGGACCCTTTGATGGCAGTGATTCCAGGTGTGGCCCTGCATGAGTTGTGGAGGACCCTTTCTTATGTGGAAAATATACTTTTTCTGATCAGTCTATGTGTTTTAGTTGTTGGACTGATCAGTGTGATTATCTCTCTTTACACATCTCTAAACGAACGTCGCAGGGAAATAGCCATTTTCCGTGCACTGGGTTCAGGAATCGGTAAAGTCGTTTCGCTCCTGATGTTTGAATCGACCCTGATCGTCCTTATGGGTATCCTTTTGGGTACCATTTTTCTCTACCTGGGTCTGTTTATTGTTCGACCTATTCTGGAATCCAACTTTTCCCTTTACCTCCCGATTCAATCCCTATCTTCCACCGAATGGATGTATCTGGGCGGAATCCTTTTGGGCGGCATAATAGCGGGGCTCATTCCTGCCATCAAAGCCTATCGCAATTCATTGCAAGATGGTTTAACCATTCAGGCCTAACTGACCCAACTGGAAATTCACCAACATTTGAAAATAATTCACAGCCATTTTCGGCAAACCTTGACCCACTTTTTGAATTTGCAAGGTTCGCATATATTGTATTATTTATTCCCTGTTTCAATTTCTTGAAGAGAATGAATTTATTGAAAAAACTTGCTTGTTATTTGGTTAATAACTTTAAATTTATATCCGTGCTAAAAAATATAAATTACCAAACTGGAGAAATATTTAAAAAATTAGTGAATAATCTTCCTGATATTCTAAGTGTTTTACTTGTTGGCCTTAGAGTTAGCCTGAAGGTAATAATTTAGAAGCGAATTCTCAAGGTGTTGCTTTATTGGAGCTGATGAGTGAAATTAAACCGTTTACCTACTGATTACAAATCAGGGGCTTCGGGCGCGATTAATTTAATTCCAATCAAAGCGGTAAGAGTTGATGCTATTTAGGCAGGATCGTTTTTATGGGTAAATGCTAGCCATAGCGTTAGCCAAAACAAAAAAGGACCTGGTGGATTTCCACCAAGTCCTTCTTTTATTTGGTCGGGGCGAGAGGATTTGAACCTCCGACCCCCTGCTCCCAAAGCAGGTGCGCTAGCCAGGCTGCGCCACGCCCCGATTTATTATTCTTTTAATGTTGCGAATGTACACCCGCAACTTTCTTCCTTTGCTCTTCCGTAAGAGCCTTGAGCAGTGATATCTTGGCTTCCACCATGATCTGAACCTTCTGCATTTTGAGCCCGCCGATCAGCTTTGCCAATTCGTGCATCCGGGGTTCATCAATTGTACCAGAGTGAACCAGGCGGTCCAGTTCCATGTGAGCAATCATGAGATCAGCGCCAAGTTTGATCCGTTGCTTCTCCCAGTTAAATCGCATGCGCATAATGGACTTAACTTGCTCCGAGGTCAAGCCCAGTTTTTCACGAAACTTCAAAATATGGCGGAATGGGTTGGATTTGTGCCCCCCATAGCCGTGTCCGCCATGAGCTGAACCCCGATGAGCGCTATGGCTGCCACCTTTCTTGCCGTGATGCCCACCATAGCTGCCGTGGCCTTTACTGTGTCCGTATCCTTTTTTGTGGCCGCGCTCATAGCCTTTGCCGCTTCCTTCTTTCCCATGATGTTTTTTCCCATGATGTTTTTTCGCATGATGGGGAGAATGTCCTCCGTAGCTCTTGCCATGGCCCTTGCTGTGTCCGTATCCTTTGCCGTGCCCGTGGCTGTATTTTTTAGACCCACTTCCTTCCTTGTCTGTTTTCGGGTGGGCACCGGGACCGTATCCCTTTTTCGTACTGCCTTCAGTTTTGGTCGAAGGTTCGTCCTTGGTGACGCTTCCCTCTTCAGCAGGAGGGGGATTGACAAACCGAAACCCACGATCCATGGGATTGCCCTCATCGGGACCTGGAATTTCAGGGTGGGCATAACTGCCAGAGGTCTCGGCAATGGCGTTCAACGGGCTAATTACCCATCCAGATACAGCTAGCATTGAAAGTGCAAGAACAAGAGCTTTTTGTTTTTCCTTAAACATAATATTTTCCTTTCCTGCCTGAAGTTTCCAGGAACTACTGGATAAAGGTTCACTATGATGACGAGATTCAGAAGCGGAAACAAACCGCCTGATCTTAATAGAGCCTGTCACGGTTGGGAGGACCCAAAACCTGTGTAAAGATTCCGGGTATTTGCCCATGCATCCGTGGTAAGTGGCAAATGTTTGAGGCACCTTTATTTTACCTGATCGAAAGAACCGAGATCAAAATAAATTAATGGGGGTTTTAATATTTATAAACCCTCTCACACCGGCCGAAAAAATGGTTGAAATCTTGTCTTGGAAAAGATGGAGGAGGTTGAGAGATTTAAGATTGTTGAAATGTAGGAATTGATGTCATGTTCTTCCGGGATAAGTAAAGAAAAAGGTGGTTCCCTCGCCGGGTTTGCTGTTTGCCGTAAGTGTGCCATTATGGCGTTCGACTATTTTGTTACATATGGCAAGGCCCATACCGCTTCCTTCGTAATCGCTCCTGCCGTAGAGCCTTTCGAAGGGTTTGAGGATACGCTCCAGATTGGTAATATCGAAACCGATACCATTGTCCTTGATAGAAAAAAGCCAATCTCCATTCTCTTGTTTTTCGGCGTCAACCTGGATTTCGGGGGGAATACCCTCACGGGTAAATTTCAGGGCATTTCCCAGAAGGTTCAAGAACAATTGACGCATCTGGGCCTCGTCCGCCATCAGCCGGGGTAGGGCGGTCAGTTTGATGATCGCATTGGATCGATTGATGAGCAACTCCAGGTCCGAGATGACTTCTGTTAACAGGGCATCCAGGTCAACCGGTGTGAAGGGTCGTGATTCAATAGTGATTTGGGAAAGTTGCAGAAGATCGTCAATAAGGTTTTGCATTCGTCCACCTGCCATCTGAATCCGGTCCAGAAAATAAAGTGACTGCTCATCGTTTTTCTGGGTGATGCAGGTCATCAACCGGTTTCCGAAAGCGGTGATTTTGCGCAGAGGTTCTTTCAGATCATGGGAGGCGATAGTGGCGAAATTCTCGAGATCCTGATTGCTCCTTTTCAGATCCTGGGTCTGCTTCTCCAGTTGGAGAGCCATTTCCCGG contains:
- a CDS encoding cation transporter translates to MFVIEAVYGWLAHSNALFADSLDMLGDGIIYGVSLMVLNQEAIWRNRAALAKGYFMAALAFSIMLLSFYRFYNPVMPTVEMMGIIGILAFAANVTCLFLLTRHKNDDINMRSAWICARNDVLANLSVLVAAGGVAWASSPWPDLVISMLICSYILKSSLVIIKEAQEELKPTILPIG
- a CDS encoding DUF3299 domain-containing protein, encoding MTWSDLYQLDPETHQASWNLQKQLSIDVMIKGFIIPLDYDSKQRIIEFLLVPYIPSCMHVPPPPPSQMVHVKLQEGKKMKDIFNPVEVVGHLKVLQAKLLDDRLTTSYAMDVRSLKVLTDSGMDPFNDFFGNTIH
- a CDS encoding DUF2796 domain-containing protein; the protein is MKQIILLLILAVVFFSPPVYAESSLAAHLHGHVQLNVAADGKTLFVEVHSPSESFLGFEHRPETDQQKSLWTSIKKQWENKTQELIQIDPSLSCEIKNAHMVMHFEGEGGHHHDDDHHHEETSKAHGEDLHHENEQHSHEEYPNHVEQKTLMGVHSEIQADAKFLCREEIKDSQLVVWLKKHFQNIEEIEVQVLPNSGTPYSKTLTRDKAILDL
- a CDS encoding ABC transporter ATP-binding protein, producing MGEKIFVYGPSGCGKSTLLGLIAGIFLPQQGTLEVLGLDFGSTSKGRRDEVRGKEIGYIFQTFNLIPYLNCLENILLPCIITPQRKAKITRPLEQEAALLANHLNLNDVLHKKARQLSVGQQQRVAAARALIGNPQLVIADEPTSSLDGKNTREFLQLMLREWEEKNFTLVFVSHDERLAEEFDRSVSLSEMNRIKE
- a CDS encoding FtsX-like permease family protein gives rise to the protein MMVVYLTWKSIQNRKMTSLLCVVSIALSVALLLGVERMKNGARNGFTNTISQTDLIVGSKGGPLQLVLYTIFRIGAPTNNIRYSSYTKIKNLPEVDWTIPISLGDAYRGYRVVGTDENLFKYYRYRGDKKIEILEGQIPKGIFDVVLGFEVAQKYQHKTSDSIVLSHGISKRSIMEHSNTPFRVVGVLKPTGTPIDRSVFITLEGMEALHFGWEEGVPRKGNDISPEKLKKANIQIRQITSFLLKTKNRIQTLKLQRKIDSFPKDPLMAVIPGVALHELWRTLSYVENILFLISLCVLVVGLISVIISLYTSLNERRREIAIFRALGSGIGKVVSLLMFESTLIVLMGILLGTIFLYLGLFIVRPILESNFSLYLPIQSLSSTEWMYLGGILLGGIIAGLIPAIKAYRNSLQDGLTIQA
- a CDS encoding PAS domain S-box protein, translating into MLMRQAGFFYERTQKGDFTFVSPEVTDTLGWTPEQFINQWSSWTPIPSKETGGLHRLGQELVLGDLKIYRCKIPGKCGRLFWFEMVEQRNESSDGDSGFIEGFARNISNQCREEELNRLQENQLRQIMDFAPIGIFQTDPDFNLTYANTYWKVITRHSLKETLGKSWLPLIHEEDREQFLETWKKDMKYNQECFVQCRLCRPDGEFRWVEFRTRLLFQDGGRIIFGTIEDITSHREMALQLEKQTQDLKRSNQDLENFATIASHDLKEPLRKITAFGNRLMTCITQKNDEQSLYFLDRIQMAGGRMQNLIDDLLQLSQITIESRPFTPVDLDALLTEVISDLELLINRSNAIIKLTALPRLMADEAQMRQLFLNLLGNALKFTREGIPPEIQVDAEKQENGDWLFSIKDNGIGFDITNLERILKPFERLYGRSDYEGSGMGLAICNKIVERHNGTLTANSKPGEGTTFFFTYPGRT